In the Deinococcus aerolatus genome, one interval contains:
- a CDS encoding glycosyltransferase produces MRPLRIGLFTDTFLPDQNGIVTSVGLLSDELRAQGHHVDVVAPDFPGNVDTRTDVRRVPSVSYMFLPTYRLAWPTRKDFEQKYDVVHTHTPLTLGLAGARLARKWNVPHVATYHTHIEAYTHYVPGMTALQRHTGAVTRIMGLLYGRADAVITPTAGVLDVLHAMRVRNPVVIPTAIDPAVLNAAPPIENPWPAGKRRLLSVGRLAREKRFDHVLDTVAELPDTHLVLLGEGPERVHLEAHARRLGIEGRVSFLGVKPWTEIGAYYRMAELFLFASDTETQGLVLQEAELMGVPVVAVGARGTLSSVAHERSGYLVAPADVNALVHHARAILGDAALWGRLSAGAREFASGNCPAGVAARVLDVYAAALGMPRDVPFSSEAGLGSAGLNAAGLGVPNQSTLAYDR; encoded by the coding sequence ATGAGACCGCTCAGAATCGGCCTGTTTACCGACACCTTCCTGCCCGATCAGAACGGCATCGTGACCAGTGTGGGCCTGCTGAGCGACGAGTTGAGGGCGCAGGGCCACCACGTCGACGTGGTGGCCCCCGACTTCCCCGGCAATGTGGACACCCGGACCGACGTGCGGCGGGTGCCCAGCGTGAGCTACATGTTCCTGCCCACCTACCGGCTGGCGTGGCCCACCCGCAAGGATTTCGAGCAGAAGTACGACGTGGTGCACACGCACACCCCACTGACGCTAGGGCTGGCGGGGGCGCGGCTGGCCCGCAAATGGAACGTGCCGCACGTGGCGACGTACCACACCCACATCGAGGCGTACACCCATTACGTGCCGGGCATGACCGCCCTGCAGCGCCACACCGGGGCCGTCACCCGCATCATGGGTCTGCTGTACGGTCGCGCCGACGCCGTGATCACGCCCACCGCCGGGGTGCTGGACGTGCTGCACGCCATGCGGGTCCGCAACCCGGTGGTGATTCCCACCGCCATCGATCCCGCTGTGCTGAACGCCGCGCCGCCGATTGAGAACCCCTGGCCCGCGGGCAAGCGCCGGCTGCTCAGCGTGGGCCGGCTGGCCCGCGAGAAACGCTTTGATCACGTGCTGGACACGGTGGCCGAGCTGCCCGACACCCATCTGGTGCTGCTGGGCGAGGGGCCGGAGCGCGTGCATCTGGAAGCGCACGCCCGCCGCCTGGGCATCGAGGGCCGCGTGAGCTTTCTGGGGGTCAAGCCCTGGACCGAGATCGGCGCGTATTACCGCATGGCCGAACTGTTTCTGTTTGCCAGCGACACCGAGACCCAGGGGCTGGTGTTGCAGGAGGCCGAGCTGATGGGCGTGCCTGTGGTGGCCGTGGGCGCCCGCGGCACCCTGAGCAGCGTGGCCCACGAGCGCAGCGGCTATCTGGTGGCCCCGGCGGACGTGAACGCCCTGGTCCACCACGCCCGCGCCATTCTGGGCGACGCGGCGCTGTGGGGCCGCCTGTCCGCCGGGGCGCGGGAGTTCGCCTCGGGCAACTGCCCGGCGGGCGTGGCGGCGCGGGTGCTGGACGTGTACGCCGCTGCGCTGGGCATGCCGCGCGACGTGCCCTTTTCTTCAGAGGCCGGGCTGGGCTCCGCTGGTCTTAACGCGGCGGGTCTGGGTGTTCCGAATCAAAGTACCCTCGCGTATGACCGGTGA
- a CDS encoding ABC transporter substrate-binding protein, translating to MSTHTSPLTGKKILSATLLTTLALSLAACKTNDTTTTTTDTTTTTDTTTTDSAAEPTGVLVVQESADIPTLDPGTTYDTASGQVVENLYETLLTYEGNSLSELKPLLGTEWTEEEGGLGYRFTLRDGVKFHTGNPFECKDAEYTFRRNLVTNTSDSGNWFLSESLLGTGSNANDDTSITWQRITDAVQCDGEVLVFKLPKADPAFLSKLAYVGQSIVDSAHAKEIGEWDGTEATWKDAVGKDITGSPLSQDPSGTGAYKLLDKTATAVTATAFMDYWGEKAKIKNVILQKIPEQAARLQAFEKGDADIVETGGRTIIEAQLADKPGITILDDLPNTSAFGISMNQKISGTDAIGSGKLDGQGIPANFFSDVDVRRGFVAAFNTPQYIEDVQKGKGEPLNFLLPLSFPGYDTSVEAPTYDLEAATEFFKTAWDGQVWDKGFTVNVSYRAGSATAQTGMEILKKNIESINPKFRVNIVAKEWSEIIKGSNQGSEAMVMTGWAPDYADPDNFVHTFYSSDGYYNPRINAKDEQIDAWINEARSITDTEKRNELYSNITKRVIDQAWYINMPNQPGILAYRDNIQGVGLDTFNPMLSFATGTLWKDLSKG from the coding sequence ATGTCCACCCACACTTCCCCCCTGACCGGCAAGAAGATTCTGAGCGCCACCCTCCTGACCACCCTGGCCCTGAGTCTGGCGGCCTGCAAGACCAACGACACTACGACAACCACAACAGACACGACCACCACAACCGACACCACGACAACGGACTCTGCTGCCGAGCCTACCGGCGTGCTGGTGGTACAGGAGTCCGCCGACATCCCCACGCTGGACCCCGGCACCACCTACGACACCGCCAGTGGTCAGGTTGTGGAGAACCTGTACGAGACGCTGCTGACCTATGAGGGCAACAGTCTGTCGGAACTCAAGCCACTGCTGGGTACCGAATGGACTGAGGAGGAGGGCGGCCTGGGCTACCGCTTCACCCTGCGTGACGGCGTGAAGTTCCATACCGGCAATCCCTTTGAGTGCAAGGACGCCGAGTACACCTTCCGCCGCAATCTGGTGACCAATACCAGTGACAGCGGGAACTGGTTCCTCTCGGAGAGCCTGCTGGGCACCGGCAGCAACGCCAACGACGACACCAGCATCACGTGGCAGCGCATCACCGACGCCGTGCAGTGCGACGGCGAGGTCCTGGTCTTCAAGCTGCCCAAGGCGGACCCCGCCTTCCTGTCGAAACTGGCCTACGTGGGTCAGTCGATTGTGGACAGCGCGCACGCCAAGGAGATTGGCGAGTGGGACGGCACCGAGGCCACCTGGAAAGATGCGGTGGGCAAGGACATCACGGGCAGCCCGCTGTCCCAGGACCCCAGCGGGACCGGCGCGTACAAGCTGCTGGACAAGACTGCCACCGCCGTCACCGCCACCGCCTTCATGGACTACTGGGGCGAGAAAGCCAAGATCAAGAACGTGATTCTCCAGAAGATTCCCGAGCAGGCCGCGCGCCTTCAGGCTTTCGAGAAGGGCGACGCTGACATCGTGGAAACCGGTGGGCGCACCATCATCGAGGCGCAGCTGGCCGACAAGCCGGGCATTACCATTCTGGACGATCTGCCCAACACCAGCGCCTTTGGCATCAGCATGAACCAGAAGATCAGCGGCACCGACGCCATCGGCAGCGGCAAGCTGGACGGCCAGGGCATTCCGGCCAACTTCTTCAGCGACGTGGACGTGCGCCGCGGCTTTGTGGCCGCCTTCAACACCCCGCAGTACATCGAGGACGTGCAGAAGGGCAAGGGTGAGCCGCTGAACTTCCTGCTGCCCCTGAGCTTCCCCGGCTACGACACCTCGGTTGAGGCGCCCACGTACGACCTTGAGGCCGCCACCGAATTCTTCAAGACGGCCTGGGACGGTCAGGTGTGGGACAAGGGCTTTACCGTGAACGTGTCGTACCGTGCGGGCAGCGCCACTGCCCAGACCGGCATGGAAATCCTGAAGAAGAACATCGAGTCCATCAACCCCAAGTTCCGCGTGAACATCGTGGCCAAGGAGTGGAGCGAGATCATCAAGGGCAGCAACCAGGGCAGCGAGGCGATGGTCATGACCGGCTGGGCCCCCGACTACGCCGACCCGGACAACTTCGTCCACACCTTCTATAGCTCCGACGGGTACTACAACCCGCGCATCAACGCCAAGGATGAGCAGATCGACGCCTGGATCAACGAGGCGCGTAGCATCACTGACACCGAGAAGCGCAACGAGCTGTACTCCAATATCACCAAGCGGGTCATTGATCAGGCGTGGTACATCAACATGCCCAACCAGCCTGGCATCCTGGCCTACCGCGACAACATTCAGGGGGTGGGCCTGGACACCTTCAACCCCATGCTGAGCTTCGCCACGGGCACCCTGTGGAAGGACCTGAGCAAGGGCTGA
- a CDS encoding YkoP family protein yields MRRLPSRLLAAQLRAGAYGAWEGGNPGAPEVGVTVPIHSRLALEGVLAGALEASATVTLLVSPALALLAPDALHAATQAGHEIAGAGQPDLPSALEAASAQLVQSWAADGLDRASLRRLAAQGLRPLPFPLGTPQPGQTVRVQPEHLGEQLRHLRALGYRPVPVRDVPGLRRAGPRDLLVHVYTQTVEARFAREHGVIDLAQRADAVMRVAPLDHAPAPLPLPHGAPTAELHLHSPRIVGLAGRGALTAYRAYLRSLKDVAAAMKTRPELQEAQAVFAVTLFHAPLEQGGFTLLPLPPARARLYGLGFRVLRAVYGTARPPSEGEPKMAWMTREAFLAKYG; encoded by the coding sequence ATGCGCCGCCTGCCGTCCCGCCTGCTTGCCGCCCAGTTGCGCGCCGGGGCCTACGGCGCGTGGGAGGGCGGAAATCCCGGCGCTCCTGAAGTGGGCGTGACGGTTCCCATTCACAGCAGGCTGGCCCTGGAAGGCGTGCTGGCCGGGGCACTGGAGGCGTCAGCCACGGTAACCCTGCTGGTCTCCCCCGCCCTGGCCCTCCTGGCACCAGACGCCCTCCACGCCGCCACGCAGGCCGGGCACGAGATCGCCGGGGCGGGCCAGCCGGACCTGCCCAGCGCCCTGGAGGCCGCCTCAGCCCAGCTGGTCCAGAGCTGGGCCGCCGACGGTCTGGACCGCGCCAGCCTGCGCCGGCTGGCCGCGCAGGGCCTTCGCCCGCTGCCGTTCCCGCTGGGCACGCCGCAGCCGGGGCAAACCGTGCGCGTGCAGCCGGAACACCTGGGCGAACAGTTGCGGCACCTGCGGGCGCTGGGTTACCGGCCCGTTCCGGTACGCGACGTGCCGGGTCTGCGGCGGGCGGGGCCGCGTGACCTGCTGGTCCACGTTTACACGCAGACCGTGGAGGCGCGGTTTGCCCGCGAGCACGGCGTGATTGATCTGGCCCAGCGGGCTGACGCCGTGATGCGGGTGGCCCCACTGGACCACGCGCCCGCCCCACTGCCGTTGCCGCACGGTGCGCCCACCGCCGAGCTGCATCTGCACTCGCCGCGCATCGTGGGGCTGGCCGGACGGGGTGCGCTGACCGCCTACCGCGCTTACCTCCGCAGCCTGAAAGACGTGGCCGCCGCCATGAAAACCCGGCCCGAATTGCAGGAGGCGCAGGCGGTGTTTGCCGTGACCCTGTTTCACGCGCCGCTGGAACAGGGGGGCTTCACGCTGCTGCCGCTGCCCCCGGCCCGCGCCCGCCTGTACGGTCTGGGCTTCCGGGTGCTGCGCGCCGTGTACGGCACCGCCCGCCCGCCCAGCGAGGGAGAGCCGAAGATGGCGTGGATGACCCGCGAGGCGTTTCTGGCGAAGTACGGGTGA
- the hslO gene encoding Hsp33 family molecular chaperone HslO — protein MTVSATPDSFLLRGTAAGNTLRLVGMESTRVVEDARVRHHLSKTATAALGRTLTASALLAVVLGKKPDSRVTVRVEGGGPLGWIVAEGSAGGQIRGYVREPGADLPLRESDGKLDVSGIVGTAGELAVTRLLDNGEPYTGTIELVSGEIAEDVSSYLGVSEQIPNAVMLGVYEEGGRVAHAGGLLVQAMPGVTDETLSHLEANIRALGQITDGLRRGGILDVMNRVTEGLGLTLAPGAQAARFECRCSRQKAEDSLRFFGEEERQDMMDTGGQEIVCHWCGERYHISPAEIAALDAPPERARA, from the coding sequence ATGACTGTTTCCGCAACTCCCGATTCCTTTTTGCTGCGTGGCACTGCGGCGGGCAACACGCTGCGGCTGGTGGGCATGGAGTCCACCCGCGTGGTGGAAGACGCCCGCGTCAGACACCACCTGAGCAAGACCGCCACCGCCGCGCTGGGGCGCACGTTGACCGCCTCGGCGCTGCTGGCCGTGGTGCTAGGCAAAAAGCCGGACAGCCGCGTGACCGTGCGCGTCGAGGGCGGCGGCCCGTTGGGCTGGATCGTCGCCGAGGGCAGCGCGGGCGGCCAGATTCGCGGCTACGTGCGCGAGCCGGGAGCGGACCTGCCACTGCGCGAATCGGACGGCAAGCTGGATGTGAGCGGGATCGTGGGCACGGCGGGCGAACTGGCGGTCACGCGCCTGCTGGACAACGGCGAACCCTACACCGGCACCATTGAACTGGTGAGCGGTGAGATCGCCGAGGACGTGAGCAGCTACCTGGGCGTCTCCGAGCAGATTCCCAACGCCGTGATGCTGGGCGTCTACGAGGAAGGCGGGCGGGTGGCCCACGCTGGCGGCCTGCTGGTTCAGGCCATGCCCGGCGTGACAGATGAAACGCTGTCTCACCTGGAGGCCAACATCCGCGCGCTGGGCCAGATCACCGACGGCCTGCGCCGGGGCGGGATTCTGGACGTCATGAACCGCGTGACCGAGGGCCTGGGGCTGACCCTGGCTCCCGGCGCGCAGGCCGCCCGCTTCGAGTGCCGCTGCTCGCGCCAGAAGGCCGAGGACAGCCTGAGGTTCTTCGGCGAGGAAGAGCGCCAGGACATGATGGACACAGGCGGCCAGGAAATCGTGTGCCACTGGTGCGGCGAGCGGTACCACATCAGCCCCGCCGAGATCGCCGCGCTGGACGCCCCGCCGGAACGGGCGCGGGCGTAA
- a CDS encoding response regulator: protein MPDPARDSDSTSETGLSRRISLLLVDDHPVVRKGTRELLEGEPDLHVIGEAASGEEAIAQARALRPDVILMDVSMPGMNGIEATRAIKAEQPRVGVLVLTSYDDDAYVFALLEAGAAGYLLKNTSEDDLLGAVRAVAAGESALHPSVARKVLERFSAAAQPTPPEDDLSPRELEVLRVAATGRTNKEIARDLDISPRTVQVHLANIFSKLGVGSRTEAVLHGIKRGWIDPKML from the coding sequence ATGCCTGACCCTGCCCGCGACTCCGACAGCACCTCTGAAACGGGCCTGTCCCGCCGCATCTCCCTGCTGCTGGTGGACGATCATCCGGTGGTCCGTAAGGGCACCCGCGAACTGCTGGAGGGCGAGCCGGACCTGCACGTGATCGGAGAGGCCGCCAGCGGCGAGGAGGCGATTGCCCAGGCCCGCGCCCTGAGGCCGGATGTCATCCTGATGGACGTGTCGATGCCCGGCATGAACGGCATCGAGGCCACCCGCGCCATCAAGGCCGAGCAGCCGCGCGTGGGGGTGCTGGTGCTGACCAGCTACGACGACGACGCCTACGTGTTTGCGCTGCTGGAAGCCGGGGCGGCCGGCTACCTGCTCAAGAACACCAGCGAGGACGATCTGCTGGGCGCGGTGCGGGCGGTGGCCGCTGGGGAAAGTGCGCTGCACCCCAGCGTGGCCCGCAAGGTGCTGGAGCGCTTCAGCGCCGCCGCCCAGCCCACCCCGCCGGAAGATGACCTGAGCCCGCGCGAACTGGAGGTGCTGCGGGTGGCCGCCACCGGACGCACCAACAAGGAGATTGCCCGCGATCTGGACATCAGCCCACGCACGGTGCAGGTGCATCTGGCGAACATCTTTTCCAAGCTGGGCGTCGGCAGCCGCACCGAGGCGGTGCTGCACGGCATCAAGCGCGGCTGGATTGACCCGAAGATGCTGTGA
- a CDS encoding nucleotidyltransferase domain-containing protein codes for MHDLIAAVQQLKVALGDYLAGGRQQGVFHAQVGGPGSVPALADLDLPELHLDLLPESPGQEQRRILWALGYVPAGEAYVHPAGWRLVLPDHSSGWRAQQGALRALLLADGDAAGRYRQVFLKRGRLAADGALQAEATAHHARTVGFAPAQFAAQALRGLDAPWMFAAGVALDLHLGRVTRPHDDLDVAVAREAQPQLLHLLADWQLDAPQDGCYRPWTAPLQPPLHQIHARHPGLPDVLMLDLLLTDLGGGCWHYRRDPRITLPLDEARRWSAAGLPYLAPQAALLFKASTGDREVRGKDRRDFEQVRPTLSSGAAGWLRGALETIDPQHSWLEQL; via the coding sequence ATGCATGACCTGATTGCCGCCGTTCAGCAGCTGAAAGTGGCGCTGGGTGACTATCTGGCCGGAGGACGGCAGCAAGGGGTCTTCCACGCGCAAGTCGGCGGCCCGGGCAGCGTGCCTGCCCTGGCAGACCTGGACCTTCCTGAACTTCATCTGGACCTGTTGCCGGAATCTCCGGGCCAGGAACAGCGCCGCATCTTGTGGGCGCTCGGCTACGTTCCAGCGGGCGAAGCTTACGTCCACCCCGCAGGCTGGCGGCTGGTGCTGCCGGATCACAGCAGCGGGTGGCGCGCGCAGCAGGGGGCACTCCGGGCGCTGCTGCTGGCGGATGGGGACGCGGCGGGCCGGTACCGTCAGGTGTTCTTGAAACGTGGCCGACTGGCGGCGGACGGGGCGCTGCAGGCCGAGGCCACCGCCCACCACGCCCGCACCGTCGGCTTTGCCCCCGCGCAGTTTGCGGCGCAGGCGCTGCGCGGTCTGGACGCGCCGTGGATGTTCGCCGCAGGCGTGGCGCTGGACCTGCACCTGGGGCGCGTCACCCGCCCCCACGATGACCTGGACGTGGCGGTGGCGCGGGAGGCCCAGCCGCAGCTGCTGCATCTGCTGGCGGACTGGCAACTGGACGCGCCGCAGGACGGCTGCTACCGGCCCTGGACCGCCCCGCTACAGCCGCCGCTGCACCAGATTCACGCCCGACACCCCGGCTTACCGGACGTGCTGATGCTGGACCTGCTGCTCACCGACCTGGGCGGTGGGTGCTGGCACTACCGCCGGGACCCGCGCATCACCCTGCCGCTGGACGAGGCCCGGCGGTGGTCTGCCGCTGGCCTGCCGTATCTGGCCCCGCAGGCAGCGTTGCTGTTCAAGGCGTCCACTGGGGACCGCGAAGTGCGCGGCAAGGACCGGCGGGATTTTGAACAGGTGCGCCCCACCCTGTCATCCGGGGCGGCAGGGTGGCTGCGTGGGGCGCTGGAAACCATTGACCCACAGCACAGCTGGCTGGAACAGCTGTAG
- a CDS encoding nitroreductase family protein — MQTVAQTLLNHRSIRQFKPDEIPQATLDEVLHEAIVGTSSSGNLNSYSMIVTRDPARKRRLYELHGEQEFVLQAPLAITFCADWHRTRQWLRLRGARDNFNNFLGYQVAANEAMLISQSVTLGFEARGYGICYMGTTLQAMGAIAEYLNLPETCLPITTIVVGVPDEQPERRERLPMRAYVHDETYRRPSTAELEDLYRAREDSGWQRYMSMPHLRAMCEEGGITSLAQMYTSPYKYDPEAYAATSQQVLEALSGRGFLPETLMSTQADEDVPTPAG; from the coding sequence ATGCAGACTGTGGCCCAGACGCTCCTCAACCACCGTTCCATCCGGCAGTTCAAACCCGATGAAATTCCCCAGGCCACCCTCGACGAGGTGCTGCACGAGGCCATCGTGGGCACGTCCTCGTCGGGGAACCTCAACAGCTATTCCATGATCGTGACCCGTGATCCGGCGCGGAAACGGCGGCTGTACGAACTGCACGGCGAGCAGGAATTCGTGCTGCAAGCGCCGCTGGCCATCACCTTCTGCGCCGACTGGCACCGCACGCGGCAGTGGCTGCGGTTGCGGGGGGCGCGGGACAATTTCAACAACTTCCTGGGCTATCAGGTGGCCGCCAACGAGGCGATGCTGATTTCCCAGAGCGTGACGCTGGGCTTCGAGGCGCGCGGCTACGGCATCTGCTACATGGGCACCACGCTGCAGGCCATGGGGGCCATTGCCGAATACCTGAACCTGCCCGAAACCTGCCTGCCCATCACCACCATCGTGGTGGGTGTGCCCGACGAGCAGCCGGAGCGGCGCGAACGCCTGCCGATGCGGGCCTATGTTCATGACGAAACGTACCGGCGCCCCAGCACGGCTGAGCTGGAAGACCTGTACCGGGCGCGCGAGGACAGCGGCTGGCAGCGCTACATGTCCATGCCGCATCTCAGGGCCATGTGCGAGGAGGGCGGCATCACCTCATTGGCGCAGATGTACACCAGTCCCTATAAATATGACCCGGAGGCCTACGCGGCCACCTCACAGCAGGTGCTGGAGGCGCTCAGTGGACGGGGATTCCTGCCGGAGACGCTGATGTCCACTCAGGCAGACGAGGACGTCCCTACCCCGGCAGGCTGA
- a CDS encoding GAF domain-containing protein: MTPLPPTLAAAQTARAFAAALAEYTCQVTAAHGVQVWVTEEAGGRLEVLAQEGRGLGLSDGTLARRAVDGGHLLEEGMLTCLPFGCGVLECVGASSEGVAELSALAPLLTLALEGVQAREARRGRGRVAETVEALVRRLGGSLDLAEVLTGTAQSAAQALGFSRAFVALFSELGEGGARTGDVFSHGFDEAFTGGVGVGPVSLETLIRRGEAIRFERARDADSPMAQGLLELNPEAAVIAPLSARGQPLGVLYVDSRTPGATASEDDARLVLALAEQASLAIDNARLYGIETRKRAAAEALREAGAALAGSLHLGDTLSRVLERAITLFHADAAAVYEAQPDGRTLSIRSAVGLPSEYVLRVRAKMGAGVTGRAAQGRELVAAHDLATAHYGGGSRYTRQLLAQNRYPYKGVLGLPLVTRSGVFGTLTLYWEAPLPLDDDDLALAGVFAAQASLAVENARLYEEELRREREAAVLLNVGRVLGESQDDAALAGAVRLTTLALNAGRGLIALTDDLGEVSRCATFNLYPPTPEELASLKAQLGRGPRPLPRRACLPVAGSGLIVPLGDEAHPLGFLYADDPSPEMPGDHVLQLARSVADQMSQTLTRVRLLSALEREEARYRQLAEGAHDLILSADVGGAVTYANPAASRLLEPLTGPLVGARLLSLPTPATRDALRAAWDAARTGSAGGRAEIGIGPHRLEVRLSAVQAGPADRGNGAGEPASGMLLVARDLSELQTLADEITRRGQALEAATSRQSELRTYLSLFTQAQEEERRRISRELHDDTAQVLTASGRRVARLARELSGEQRERADDILADLNAALDSVRRFARNLRPSVLDDLGLLPALEWLAGQAQTPTRLEVGGQERRLGAATELTVFRLAQEALNNVDKHAGAGSAAIRVIFGKGGVEVVISDDGQGFTLQQAEARAQEGHLGLTGLRERVALAGGELDVDSTPGQGTVLRFSLPG, encoded by the coding sequence ATGACCCCTCTGCCCCCCACCCTCGCCGCCGCCCAGACTGCCCGCGCCTTCGCGGCGGCACTGGCGGAGTACACCTGCCAGGTCACGGCGGCGCACGGCGTTCAGGTGTGGGTGACCGAGGAGGCGGGCGGACGGCTGGAAGTGCTGGCCCAGGAGGGACGCGGTCTGGGCCTCAGCGACGGCACGCTGGCCCGGCGCGCGGTGGACGGCGGCCATCTGCTGGAAGAGGGGATGCTGACCTGCCTGCCCTTTGGCTGCGGGGTGCTGGAATGTGTGGGCGCCAGTTCGGAGGGGGTTGCGGAGTTGTCGGCGCTGGCGCCGCTGCTGACGCTGGCGCTGGAAGGCGTGCAGGCCCGCGAGGCCCGGCGCGGACGCGGGCGCGTGGCCGAGACCGTGGAGGCGCTGGTGCGCCGTCTGGGGGGCAGCCTGGACCTGGCCGAGGTGCTGACCGGCACGGCCCAGAGTGCGGCGCAGGCGCTGGGCTTCTCGCGGGCCTTTGTGGCGCTGTTCAGCGAGCTCGGCGAGGGTGGGGCCAGGACCGGTGACGTGTTCTCGCACGGCTTCGACGAGGCGTTTACGGGCGGCGTGGGTGTCGGCCCGGTCAGTCTGGAAACGCTGATCCGGCGCGGCGAGGCCATCCGCTTCGAGCGGGCCAGGGACGCCGACTCGCCGATGGCGCAGGGCCTGCTGGAACTGAATCCGGAGGCGGCGGTGATTGCGCCCCTCAGCGCACGCGGGCAGCCGCTGGGGGTGCTGTACGTGGACAGCCGCACCCCTGGGGCCACTGCCAGCGAGGATGACGCCCGGCTGGTGCTGGCGCTGGCCGAGCAGGCCTCGCTGGCGATTGACAATGCCCGCCTGTACGGCATCGAGACTCGCAAACGGGCCGCCGCCGAGGCGCTGCGCGAGGCCGGGGCGGCGCTGGCGGGCAGCCTGCACCTGGGCGATACCCTCTCGCGGGTGCTGGAGCGCGCCATCACCCTGTTTCACGCCGACGCGGCGGCGGTGTACGAGGCCCAGCCGGACGGGCGCACCCTGAGCATCCGCAGCGCCGTGGGCCTGCCCAGCGAGTACGTGCTGCGGGTGCGCGCCAAGATGGGCGCGGGGGTAACCGGGCGGGCGGCCCAGGGGCGCGAACTGGTGGCCGCACATGACCTGGCCACCGCCCACTATGGCGGGGGCAGCCGGTACACGCGGCAGCTGCTGGCGCAGAACCGCTACCCGTACAAGGGGGTGCTGGGGCTGCCGCTGGTCACCCGCAGCGGGGTCTTTGGCACCCTGACGCTGTACTGGGAAGCGCCGCTGCCGCTGGACGACGACGATCTGGCGCTGGCCGGCGTGTTTGCGGCGCAGGCGTCCCTGGCGGTGGAAAACGCCCGCCTGTACGAGGAGGAACTGCGCCGCGAGCGCGAGGCCGCCGTGCTGCTGAACGTGGGCCGTGTGCTGGGAGAGAGCCAGGACGACGCCGCGCTGGCCGGGGCCGTGCGCCTGACCACCCTGGCCCTGAACGCCGGGCGCGGCCTGATCGCCCTGACCGATGACCTGGGCGAGGTGTCCCGCTGCGCGACCTTCAACCTGTACCCGCCCACACCGGAGGAGCTGGCCTCGCTGAAAGCGCAGCTGGGGCGCGGCCCCCGGCCCCTGCCACGCCGCGCCTGCCTGCCGGTGGCGGGCAGCGGCCTGATCGTGCCGCTGGGCGATGAGGCCCATCCACTGGGTTTCCTGTACGCCGACGATCCCAGCCCGGAAATGCCCGGCGACCACGTTCTGCAGCTGGCCCGCAGCGTGGCCGATCAGATGTCCCAGACCCTGACCCGCGTGCGGCTGCTGTCCGCTCTGGAGCGCGAGGAAGCCCGCTACCGCCAGCTGGCCGAGGGCGCGCACGACCTGATTCTCAGCGCGGATGTGGGTGGCGCTGTAACGTATGCCAATCCCGCCGCCTCCCGGTTACTGGAACCCCTGACCGGGCCGCTGGTGGGGGCGAGGCTGCTGTCTCTGCCCACCCCGGCCACCCGCGACGCCCTGCGCGCCGCCTGGGACGCCGCCCGCACCGGCAGCGCCGGGGGCCGCGCCGAGATTGGCATTGGCCCCCACCGCCTGGAGGTGCGCCTGAGCGCGGTGCAGGCTGGCCCCGCAGACAGGGGGAACGGGGCCGGCGAACCCGCGTCCGGCATGCTGCTTGTCGCGCGTGACCTCTCGGAGCTTCAGACGCTGGCCGACGAGATCACCCGGCGCGGGCAGGCGCTGGAGGCCGCCACCTCGCGCCAGAGCGAGCTGCGCACCTACCTGTCGCTGTTCACCCAGGCGCAGGAGGAGGAACGGCGGCGCATCAGCCGCGAGCTGCACGACGACACCGCGCAGGTGCTGACCGCCTCGGGCCGCCGGGTGGCTCGGCTGGCGCGTGAGTTGAGCGGCGAGCAGCGCGAACGTGCCGACGACATTCTGGCGGACCTGAACGCCGCCCTGGACAGCGTGCGCCGCTTTGCCCGCAACCTTCGCCCCAGCGTACTGGACGACCTCGGGCTGCTGCCCGCGCTGGAATGGCTGGCCGGACAGGCACAGACCCCCACCCGCCTGGAGGTGGGCGGCCAGGAACGTCGCCTGGGCGCGGCCACCGAGCTGACGGTCTTCCGGCTGGCACAGGAGGCGCTGAACAACGTGGACAAGCACGCCGGGGCCGGCAGCGCCGCCATCCGCGTGATCTTCGGCAAGGGCGGCGTGGAGGTGGTGATCAGCGACGACGGCCAGGGCTTCACGCTGCAGCAGGCCGAGGCCCGCGCCCAGGAGGGCCATCTGGGCCTCACCGGTCTGCGCGAGCGCGTTGCCCTGGCCGGGGGGGAGCTGGACGTGGACAGCACGCCGGGGCAGGGGACAGTGCTGCGGTTCAGCCTGCCGGGGTAG